The window GTGTGCTCCCTGACCAAACTGGACATCGCCCGCTTTTTCGATCTGAGCACGTCCTTCACGGGCTTCGTCAACACCAAGCGGCTGCACGAGTTCCTGAGCCTGCACGTGGCCACCGAATCCGCCCTGATCGAATCCTTCCCCCGGCAATTCGCGGCCGTGTCCACGGATCTGGAAACCGGCCGGGAAGTCTGGTTTACCTCGGGACCGGTTTTGGAAGCGGTCTGGGCGTCCATCGCCCTGCCGGGACTGTTTCCCGCCATCCGCCACAAAAACCGTTGGCTGGTGGACGGCGGCTTGGTCAATCCGGTGCCGGTCACGATCTGCCGGGCCCTGGGCGCGGATTTGGTCATCGCCGTCAATTTGAACGGCGACATCGTCGGCAAGCATTTTGCCCGCGAACCCAAGACCCCACCCAAGAAAAACGGCATGACCGAGGCCCTGGCGGATCTGGTCCGGGAATACGCGGGGCCGCTTTTCTCCTTTACCGAGGAAGTGGACGAACCGCCGAGCCTGTTCGACGCCATCGCCGGGTCCGTGAACATCGCCCAGGAGCGTATCACCCGCAGCCGGCTGGCTGGCGATCCACCGGATATTCTGCTGACGCCCAAGCTTTCCCATATCGGCCTGCTGGAGCTTCACCGCGCCCAGGAGGCCATCGGCGAGGGACGCGATTGCGTGCGGCGCATGCTTCCCGAAATCGAACAC is drawn from Deltaproteobacteria bacterium and contains these coding sequences:
- a CDS encoding patatin; the encoded protein is MKIGLALGSGSSRGWAHIGVIRALAELGIEPDIICGASIGALVGASHTVGNLDTLEEWVCSLTKLDIARFFDLSTSFTGFVNTKRLHEFLSLHVATESALIESFPRQFAAVSTDLETGREVWFTSGPVLEAVWASIALPGLFPAIRHKNRWLVDGGLVNPVPVTICRALGADLVIAVNLNGDIVGKHFAREPKTPPKKNGMTEALADLVREYAGPLFSFTEEVDEPPSLFDAIAGSVNIAQERITRSRLAGDPPDILLTPKLSHIGLLELHRAQEAIGEGRDCVRRMLPEIEHILGTATPLLAT